The window GACGCCGCCGTTGACGTAGTTCGGGTCGGCGCCGAGCGACTGCAACGCCGTGACGATCATCCCGGTCGAGGTCGTCTTGCCGTGCGCCCCCGCGACGGCCACCAGCGGGCGGGACCCGATGAGCCAGTGCAACGCCTGCGAGCGGTGGATGACGCTCAGACCGCGCTCCTTGGCCGTGACGAATTCGGGGTTCTCCGGCCAGATGGCGCCGGTGTGCACCACCGTGTCCGCATCCCCGAGGTGGGCGGCGTCGTGCCCCACGTGCACGTCGGCGCCGGCCGCGGCGAGCTCACGCAGCGCGCGGGAGTCGGCGCGGTCCGACCCGGACACGCGGATCCCGCGCTCGAGGAACATCTTCGCGAGTCCGGACATCCCGGATCCGCCGATGCCGATGAAATGGGCCGCCGTGATATCGGTGGGCAGGGGAAGGCTCAGGTCGGGTCTGATCATGACCGTCAAAGTCTACGTTCGCCGCGTCCGAGCACGGCTCCGGCGCGCGCGGACGGAGCCGGTCCGCATTGACGACGCACTGCGCCGACGCTACGAAGGAGAGCATGCTCTCGCTGAACGTCGACGCGACTCTTGCCGAACCGCCCTACGCGCAGTTGCGCTCGCAGATCGTCAGCGCGATCTCCGCGGGCTCGCTCGCCCCGGGCGCGAAGCTGCCCACCGTGCGCGCGCTCGCCGACCGGCTCGGCGTGGCGCCCGGAACGGTGGCGCGCGCATACAAGGAGCTCGAAGCGGACGGCGTGATCGAGACGCGAGGGCGTGCGGGGACGTTCGTGTCGTTCGCGGAGGATCCGTTGCGCAGCCAGGCCCAGCGGGCCGCGA is drawn from Microbacterium binotii and contains these coding sequences:
- a CDS encoding GntR family transcriptional regulator, producing MLSLNVDATLAEPPYAQLRSQIVSAISAGSLAPGAKLPTVRALADRLGVAPGTVARAYKELEADGVIETRGRAGTFVSFAEDPLRSQAQRAATAYAAHVRSLGITEEDAVTLVTDALSAMR